GACGAAGGGAAATTATATCCTGGCTTCAAGGAGTTTTCAGGTTTTGTGGCAGAAGAGGCACGTATTGCGTGTAACCCAGTCTCATCTCTTCATGCACTGAAACATATAGATGAGAAAACTGATAAGGAACAGAAGCGTCCCAAGGCCAACTCTCTGGTGACAACAACAAAGGTGCACCAGAAGGAAAACTTCACTAAGAAGAGCTCAAGCCAATCAGAGGGTTCTACAGCCAACCCTTCTGCCTCTCAAACCAAAAGGTTCATAGAATGTATCTGCTGTCAAGaaaatcactttatttacaaatgtgGAAAATTTGCAGCAATGCCTctagaagagaagaaaaaattTGTCATCAGTAACAATATGTGTTTCGGTTGCCTCAGAGTAGGTCATGTTGCCAAAAACTGTCGAAAGAGGGCTATTTGTAACATCTGCAGGCGGAATCATCCATCTCCACTCCATGAGGAACGAGCTCCAGGTGAAAGACAAGAAGTACCACCGCAAAAGGAAAGTTCTTCCACTAACTTATGCAGTGTGAGAAAGAACAGTGGTGATCGCACTTCAATGATTGTCCCAGTGTGGCTTTCTAGCACAGCTAAGAATAGCCGAGAAATCTTGGTTTATGCATTACTAGATACACAGAGCAGTAATACCTTCATAGACCAAGATGTCTGCCAAAAAATCCAAGTGCACACAGAACCTGTCAAATTAAAGCTGTCAACAATGACTGACAAGAGTTCAATAGTGAATTGTCACAGAGCAGTTGGATTGAAGGTGAGAGGGTATTGTTCAAAAGAGTGCATTGAACTACCACCAGCCTACACGCAGGAATACATCCCGCTGGAGAAAAATAGTATTCCAACTCGTGATACAGCATCAAGATGGGTTCACCTTCTCAGTGTGGCCGAAGAGATGCCAGATTTGTTGAATTGTCCTGTAGGACTACTGATTGGCTATGACTGTGCAAGGGCTCTGAAACCAAAAGAAGTGATGTCAGGGGAAGAGCATGAACCCTATGCAGTCAAGACGGCGTTGGGCTGGAGTATAGTTGGAGCCACTATGCCTTGCACTAATACAAGAAATGAGACCGGATTCTGCCATCGCATTTCTGTGAAAGAACTACCACCCATCACACCCACCTCTGTGATTAAGGCATTAGAGATGGATTTTCTGGACACAAATCCAAAAGACAAGACAATATCGCAAGAAGATATTCAATTTCTAAATGTTTTGAATGAGAAAATCAAGCACAATGAAGAGGGACATCTAGAGATGCCTCTGCCATTTAAAGCGCGTCCTCAGCTTCCAAGCAATAAGCAGCTTGCTACAGTGCGTCTAAAGCATTTAAGAAGAAAGATGGAGAAGAATCCTAAATACAGGGAGGATTACATTAAATTCATGGGCAATGTTTTTAGAGATGGTGATGCAGAGGAGACAAGTGTGGTCCCTGAAGAAGGCAACATATGGTACATTCCACACCATGGGGTGTATCACCCTAGGAAGCCTGAAAAAATAAGGGTCGTATTCGATTGCTCCGCCAAATTCGAGGGCACCTCTCTGAACGACCACCTGCTCACAGGCCCAGATTTAACGAACACTTTGACTGGAGTCCTGTGTAGATTTCGACAACACAAGATTGCAATCAATTGCGATGTGGAAAAAATGTTTCATCGCTTTCACGTCAGCCCAGAAGATCGGGATTTCATGAGGTTCCTGTGGTGGGACAATGGGAACACAGAAAGTGAGCCCAAGGAATACCACATGCGAGTGCACATATTCGGTGCTGCGTCATCACCGGGATGTGCTAATTATGGCATGAAACACCTTGCCAGTAAATATGAGAAGAGCCATACACTGGCAGCAAGTTTCATTCGCAAGAATTTTTATGTGGATGACGGGCTGGTCAGTGTCAATTCGGTTGAAATAGCCAACCAGCTCATTACTGAAGCGAGAGAACTCTGTAGTAAGGCACAGCTGCGTTTACATAAATTTGTCTCCAACAACAGAGATGTTTTGAATGCAATACCAGAGAGTGAACGTGCTAGAACTGTGGAAGATGTAGACCTGAACTACAGTGAGCTTCCAATACAGAGTGTACTGGGAGTAAAGTGGAACGTTGAGAGAGATGCATTTTCATTCAATGTCGTCCACACAGAAAAGGCAGCCACACGGAGAGGAATCCTATCAACAGTCGCCAGTGTTTATGACCCACTGGGATTTCTTGCTCCCTACCTCTTGAATGGTAAAAGAGTGCTGCAAGAGATGTGCAAACAGGGTATGGGATGGGATGAACCTGTTCCCCCTGAACTAAAGTCAAGATGGGAAGCATGGCTCCATGACTTAGAGAGTCTTCAAAAAATTGAAATTCCAAGGTGCTTCATTCCTGAAACTCTTGGCACGATCCAAAAAATTGAGCTGCATCATTTTTCAGATGCCAGCAACAACGGCTATGGGCAGTGCTCATATATCAGGATCGTTGCAGATGAGCAAGTGCACTGTACATTAGTAATGGGTAAGGCCAGAGTGGCACCCATAAGGGTTGTCAGCATACCCCGACTTGAGCTAACAGCAGCTACGGTGTCTGCTTCTGTTAGTAATACCCTCCGAGAAGAACTGGAGCTGGAAATAGATCAAGAGTTTTTCTGGACCGATTCACAGGTGGTGCTCGGGTACATTAAAAATGAAGCCAGACGATTTCATGTATTTGTAGCCAACCGTGTTCAGAAGATAAGAGACTCTACTGATCCTAGTCGATGGTTCTATGTTGAGACGGGTCAGAATCCAGCAGACCATGCATCTAGAGGTCTCAAGGTGGCAGATCTTCTAGAATCAAGTTGGCTGAGAGGACCAGAGTTCTTATGGGAACCAGAAATTTTTACAGATCAAAGAACACCAGAGCTTCTTGTGGGCGACCCAGAAGTAAAGGTCTTAAAAACTGATACTGTTGAACAGGACAGCTTCTTGAGAAGGCTGTCAAGAATTTCTGATTGGAACACAGCCCTCAATGTCATTGCTCGGATCCAAAGACTGGCACATAAAGACAAAGCTGGACCCATCAGTGTTGAGGAACGAAGAGAAGCTATGCTTGTGCtcatcagagcagcacagagagaggCCTTCGAAGTAGAACTCAAATGGTTTAGCCAAAAGTCCATGAAATTGCCAAAAACTCACAAGATGCATCAACTTGATCCAATATTTGAGAATGGATTGCTCAGGGTAGGAGGCAGATTAAGAATTTCTTCTGCATCCCTGGAATTAAGGCATCCAGTGATTTTACCTAAGGAAGGCATTGTCACACAGCTTATACTTGACCATTGTCATAAGAAGACACAGCACCAAGGCCGAGGGCAAACATTGAATGAGCTCAGAGCCAATGGTTTTTGGATATTAGGTGCTAGCAAGTTGGTGGCCAAGTATATTAAGAACTGTGTCACTTGCAGAAAGGTTCGTGGGCCGACAGAACAACAACGTATGGCAGACCTGCCCAGTGACCGAGTTGAACCCTCTCCTCCGTTCTCATACGCTGGGATTGATTGTTTCGGCCCTTTCTACACCAAACAGGGTCGTAAAGAACATAAGAGGTATGGTCTATTGTTTACATGCCTCAGCTCTAGAGCCATCCACATAGAAATGTTGGAGGACCTCACCactgatgcatttttaaatgctttgaGATGCTTTATAGCAATCAGAGGAGCAGTAAGACAGATTCGCTCTGACCAGGGTACAAATTTCCTTGGAGCAAAGAATGAATTGAAGAAGGGTCTAATGGCTCTAGACAAGGACCGGATTGTGACTTTCCTTGCAAGAAAGCAGTGTGACTTCCTCATGAATGTTCCTGAAGCAAGCCACATGGGGGGCATTTGGGAACGCCAGATACGGACGGTTAGGAGCGTCATGAGCACTGTTCTGGCACAAGCTAATGGAAGACTTGATGACACCTCATTGAGGACATTTTTCTATGAGGCTATGTCGATTGTAAATAGTCGTCCGCTCACCACAGACACTATCAGTGATCCTAAGAGTGTTGAGCCTTTAACGCCTAATCATTTGCTCACAATGAAGTCTATTGTGCCCCTCCCACCACCAGGCAATTTTGTAAAAGAAGATTTATATGCCAGAAAACGGTGGCGTAGAGTGCAATACTTATCGGAGCAATTTTGGAGCAGGTGGCGCAAAGAATACCTGGCTAACATAAGCCTGAGACAGCGATGGCATGTGCCCAGACGGAATGTGAGGGTGGGAGACGTAGTTATTGTCAAGGAGGACAATGTTCCCAGAAACGAATGGAGACTTGCCAGAGTGGTCGAAGCAAGGAAGGAGGATGATGGTTTGGTGCGCAAGGTCAAAATTCAAATAGGCCACAGTAAATTAGGTAAGCAAGGTGAACGCTTAACACAACCAACCTTTCTTGAACGTCCAGTTCAAAAACTAGTGGTGCTAGTTGAGCAGAATACATAGGCTAGTATCACAATAGCGTTTAGCGCTGCTGTTAAGGGTTAAGCTGTTACACAAAATAGGTGTGATagttattttcttatttggGGAAAATTACAAGATGTATTTCATTGGTTTAACATAGAGGTAACATAAATCTTTGTAATTTTGGTGGCAGTGTAGCTGTCGCTGAGggtattgtttatttatttattttttgttgttttgatggttttgtgtatggatgtttttgtttatgtagtTGACGATGTATATTGAGTTGTGATTATGATGACCCCTGCTGGTCATGTGATGGGCGCACGGAATGGTGGGAAAAATGTGCAGTCTGTTTTTTGGAGCTACGGTATATGAGCGGAGTTCGACCGTGGAGCCTTGGCAGCTCCTGGTTTTCTGGTTGGAAGGCGCACACGGTAAGAGtgtggtcttttttttgtgcattttatatttgttttgtatgtgtgatAAAACTGATGTAGAGAAGccatatttatgttaaaatgtggttatgttatgttttgtgttatttcagtttttcacgGTGTTTGGAgcagtgtaaagtgtaaaaggAAGACAATAAAGCTCAATCAAACATCCGTTGGATCGTGGTTTTTCTGACCAGGAAGAAAAGTATTGGGAGCAGCTACACCCCAATATCTGACAGAAAAATTGCAATTACAAATTGTCCAGCCCTACTTGAATAGAATCTACATATTAATACATGTAAgaacaaataacattaattgTCCTCACTGCCAATATGGACTGGGGTGAAGACTATAGAGGGCCCTCGAGGAAAATCAGGAGCAACTGAGAAGATTAAACTAAAGAGCAGTAAGCAGTggaggcagagcagagcagcagacaggaaatgaagaaaaaaataaaatcactgagCTGTGAGGAAACTGAAGGATGCACACATGAAATCACAGTGCCATTGCTTTTATttcgctctcacactctctctctccctccctctcatgtaagaacaaagaaaaagacatctGCATTAACATATATAACCTCACAGATGTGCATGCATGAGGGAACATGAAGAGAACCAGAGCTTCACACACAGCACCTGGGGCCAGGAGAGTCAACTACGACTTCATTTCTAGTCTTgtatattaaatgaaatgattcaaTGCTGAACTTTCACTATGAAATACAAGAGTGCAAAtgtgaacatgaaaaaaaaaaccacatttttttttgtctacatAGTAGAGGGCTGATGATTTaatttcattacatttcaaTTTGATTCATTTCCCTAAATACAGCACTAGACCTCTCAGTGCGAATGTTTACTGAGTCAATAAAACTGTCATGAGTAAATGGACATAAAAGGCAGCACTGGCCGATGTTGATAGACATGTacattgcattaattatagttgtgttatttacacccatggttctcaaactgtggtacgtgtaccaccactGGTACCCGAGCTTCCTCTGGCGGTACatagaggaaaatcagaaatactgttctactgtatataccaggttatgtgatcggagtggagctgaggaatttagaccggagtgcgtagaaaatgaaacaaataacaaacaaaaaaaagaataaattaaataaaaccaaataactgaACTGAATATatagatttctttaatattgGGGGCAGTTTAGTCCcgcttatgccttgggccggCTCTGATGAAATGTATTGATCGCATTCCTGCTCCCCACAGTACTCAATTGATTTTCATTTTAGCGCCACCCTCAGGGTTAGCGTCATTTTTAACTACATGATTGTTCTCTAACATGACCACAGGCTGCAACAGAGACTCAACAGCACTTTGAACGTGTCGTCACGCAGATACATGTCCATGTTTACGCATGACGATGCAACCGCATGTGATCTTGTATGGATTGTTTTTCCAATCTCCGAGTAGTTCACTGTGACAGTACTATTATTACCATTCTGTTGGCATTTCTGTCTTGATTCCGCAAATATATCCATTCCATTTTCAGAAAgaccaaaaaaagacacatggaCTTATGCGTGCACAGTCCCGTGCCCAAATCTGCCTGAACCAGCCCCTCATGTTGGAGGAGATGGCACTCGGCAGCAGACTGTTGTGTAGTTCTATTGCCAGCTTCAAAATGTTGCATAAGAGAGGTATAAATAAACTCCCTCTTCAGAACAGATGGTATTGTGGAACCCCTGTGAGTAAAATAGatactaacacacacaaacagtttttTGGTGAATTCTAAATAATCTTAGTTTGGAGGAAAAACCTAGTAACTCTAAGATTAgccatggaaaaaaataatgagaaaaGTTTTGTTTAGTTGCAATGCCTGAGAATACTGTACTTGAAGTCCAAACTATGCCATGCTGACTGTTCCCAACTAGTGCTGACTGAAgcagactctgcccaactgtgaattATGGGTAAAATCTTGTACTGTGTCCCCAGCTTTACAATTCCAAGAAAAGACATCCAggctcttcctttctttctctttctcttccaaCAAACACTGTTGTCATGTGCTATTTCTGATACAGAGCTTTCATTATTAAACACTGTCTTGCAGACAAAGCCACAGATTGTTGAGACATAGGTAAACGTGACAGCTTAATGTCATTAGTAATCTCAATATTCCATTCTAAATAAAAGTAGATTAACTAATCTTATTAACACTTAAATAGTTGGTAAATGTTTCAGTCTGGTCTGCAGGATACATGTAAATGCCAGTAAACCTTAAGTGTTCTGACATATTCTTTTTGACAAAGAACATCCTTTAAAAAGACCAAAGGATCACATTGGACTGTCAGGaactgtttttatgttgttttttttcactcacatcTTCAGTTTTTAGGTGAAATTCATAATAACCTCTGAAAAAAGTCACCCAATGAGGAAGTTACccaatgatttattattattttagggTCACTTCTTTATAATCTATACATTATCAATCACTTTCCATTGTGTATGCTGATGACACACATCTGTATATGGCTGTTTcccaaatgtattcattttgcATGTTAGCATCTGGATGAATCATATTTTCATAGCTCAACCATGACAAAACTTAAGATTTTTCTCCAATATTCCAAGATTCAGAGAAAGACAGGGGTCGTAAAATGTCCATCTTCTTTTCCCAagtcagtggtcagcaactggcgGCCATGAGCCCAGAAGATGAATGAGATAAATGATTTGCCTATATTCACAAAAACTAATTCAGTGCCCTTTCTTCTGAAAAAAGACTAAATGAGTCAAAGAGCCCCTAGCCTTCAACTCAGAGCAAAATCTGCCTTTGCTCACCTTAAAAAGTGTGACccgtgtgtctgtgtaaaaGTGAGTCATCATACCTCAGACTGGGTGACGGGCACGGCACTGATACCAGTGTTGACTGCAGTCCAGGAGCGAGCAGTGAGCACACAGGCAAACAGAGGATACAGATCTCCAGCTCCCAGTCTGCGGCTGTAACGCTCCACCTTGGGCATGTCACCATTGATAAGAGCCTGCCACAGTTGACAGTAGTCCAGCCTGAAGTCTGGCTGCAGGATCTGGAAGACAGTGAGAGAACTAGTGATCAGGTGCATTCTTATCAGAACATCTGCTTTTACTAATTGATcgcatttatatattttgtatGTGTTGCCTTTGTTGGCATAGTCCAAACCATTTAAGAAGTGTGAAACAGCAAGGTTAAAAAGAGTTGTGCCATTCAAAGTGCATTTTAATAACATTATTTGCACAGTATTAGCAACCTAGACCTCTACCGCGCCATATAGTCAGATACTGCAAAGTAGTTATTCAACCTAAACTGCCTCTGTGTCAATTTATGTATTTCCGCTTCAATATTGTgagttcacattttttttcttataaattatattaaaaaggcTTAATGAAGTGTGTTCTGTAAGTTTTtgcatatattttttaataatgcacatgttgacatgttgatcttatggttaaaaaaaataaatatacagtttgCTGCTTctctgtttacatttttttagttAAATCATACAGTATTTAATTGCCAATACAGAACCAGTGTGCCATTTCCAAAAAAACTACACAATGTGTAATGTTCTGCTGGTAATATTACTGGAAAtgagagtgtgcatgtgtgtacatgtatatgtgtgtgtaagtggatGTGACTTCAAAATGAGATTTGAAATCATTAGGAGCAAAATGGtgcttttatgtttgtgtgcgtgtgtgcgtgtgtgtgtcaaagatgAAGGAGTAGCATATTTATTACTACATTCTCTTTATGAATACTGGAACAGGCAATCACCAAATTCCTGTCAGACCTGTGGGTGTTTGTGAAAGCAGGTGTGCTATTCAGAAAGTGTGTGTTCtcgtatttgttgcctctttaggaccttttctggaccagtagtcctcatggagaccaaaacctggtcctgacaaggcagaacctaatttaaccaggagctggttaagttagggctaaaatttgaattgtggtggGGTTTAAGTTAGAGATGTAGGgaatcagtgcagtgtcctgaaaagaatagctgtgcaaacctgtgtgtgtgtgtgtgtgtttacacaacatgagcacacatacagtatatgtgcctTAATAATTAAGGCTGAGGTGAACCAATCCAAACACAGCACACTGCACTCTGCTAAGAACAACATCAAATGGGCTGTTTATCAAAAAGCTTTTATCGTGCTGTGGCtctaatgaaaatgtgtgtgtctgtctcttacaatgtgtgtgtggctgccatgtgtttttttttttgtgtgtgttttttttttacgtgcatCTTGACTGTTTGTTTGCAGCTCCACCTTTACACTCAAGGCCTCCGGCAGCAACATGAAAAATGGGTTGCAATATGAGAACAAATGGTATTTTCTTTATGTCTGGCAGGCTGGAGATCTCCCACCTGATACAGGCCGTGATCAAGCAGGACAATCTCTGTCTTCTTGTGCTGAGGACACTTTCGGACCAACACGTTGCCCGGGTGTGGGTCACAATGGACAAAGCCGTGGACGAAGATCATCTCACTGTACATCTTACCCAGATTCTCTGAGATCTGTTGATAATACGACAGAAAAGTGTCAACAGAGTTCAAAAACATCCCATCCAGgctcatatacagtatagaacaaataaaacaatctaTGGGGGAAAATGTTAattatagcacttttcaaactaACCAAATGCAATTCACGTTTATATTTTGATACTGATGCATTTGATAATGGGAACAAAAAGAGGATTAagacaataataacatataataaCATCCCATGTTTTGTCAATCGCTTGTGAAGCACTCTcaagataattttttttttacaaaaacattaatgactttttccctttcccttttTCCTGATGTTAGATTTATTCGGCCCCTTCGACAGGATTAAAGTTGTACACCCAAATAAGAGGAAGTCAATAGTTCACTCTTAAGTGCCCTTTGTCAACAAGCATATTCACGGTATCGCCTCTTGGAGCTTTGACTGACACTTTTAATTAGTTTAACTGTGTCAGTTCACTGTGCACTCCTCATTTGCAGTGATATAATAAAGCCTCACACAAGAATTGTGCCATTGCACCACCTAATGCTTATCTCAATAAACCGACACTTATCACGGAGCACAGTGGAtggaacacacaaaaaaatgtatttgctgaAAATTTAGCTCAACTTTACAAATGATTTAGACAGAAACACAATTGtacaaagatgtgtgtgtgtgtgtgtgtgagagagagagagagagagacaaccgCATTGCACTTTAGTCAATATTCTATTAGTTTGTGGAACTTGTGAGGCAGCGTGTATGTGTAGAGAATCAGGCATTACCTCATTGACATTGATGCCGTGTTTCTTCATGTAGGCTCTGTCATTGACCTCTCCGCCCTCAGCGAACTCCATGGTCAGGATCCTCTTTGTAGAAAGATCCCAGTGGATCATGGGCACCTTAAGGCAGTAACGGACAAagaatacacatatatatataaataaatggataaatggGCCTTAAGTAGACACTCACCATTATTAATTTCCAGTCAGTAGTTGTGTAGCAAGTAAGTGAAAAGTCTTTAATGGAATTTCTAATGTTTTGATAATGGACTGCAAATAAGACAGTAATGGTGGATGCAAAGTGCCATACAAACTTGTTTGATTTGGTATCCCAAGTAACGGTTGATATAGATGTGTAATTAAAACTACTTAAAGTGAATtccttatttcatttaatttgttcattCGTTCGACCGTCCACACCGAGTGACagcacaaaataatcaaaaaatatCCTCATACGTTATATGTGGACGTTTCTCATGTCGTCCTCCCACTGAAATATTACtgatgtaataatataatataatactgaTCATTTGTTATCAATAGTTACAAgtgtttttcagatgaagagAACAGACTCGGTCCGTTCACAGATACGCCGCAGAAACCCCACACATTAACAGGTAGTCTGGTTGATAATCTGGATTAGATTCAggtctttttttacacacttggTCCTATTCTGCCCTCAAAAGATACGAAGGCCAGTCAGTTTTATATGTAGTTTTATACAACTACTTCAGGTTTTGCTTTGCCTTTCACAACTGTATTTTAGCCGTTTGAGTTTTGCCAGAGAAAGATAACATGTCATTGAACCAGGAGCCTAGATGATCGTGCAATGCCTGCTGCTCATGGACAAAGAATGGTTTtgtccacacaaaaaaacccaagacACATCAAAGGGCAATTTTCTACtacccaaaaaaaacacttaagttTTCCTCCAATTTGCAGTCCAAACTGAAGGCAAAGGGCTTCATTAGGACCTCACTTCAGGGCTAtgccaaagtaaaaaaaaaaaacagagagggaaaaaaaaagaaaaagaaaacacatcaatAGTACTTTGCCACACAGCATGCTGCAGAATAAGAAAGAACGTATATCGTTCTACTCCTCTCTCCCTCGCCAAATGTAATCAAACTACTTTACCTGGAATGACGAGGATTTCATGCTCATGAAATATGAGGATAAATGTAATACATGAATAGCAAAATGAAGAACAGTGAAATGCAAACCAATGCTTTTGACATGAAGCACAATTAAATAGGTAAAAACCTTCACCATAATATACTGTAAAGATCAATGGTacaggttaaaaaataaaaaataaataaaaaaataaaattattataatagcATTTAAAACAGTGGGCTGATAATAACACAAACTTAGAAAATAATGTTCTCTGTCAATCTAATCACTGAATTCAGAGGAGGATCAAAGAGGCAATTCTCTAGGTAGGAAAAACCCTGAGAGCATGAAACATGAACAAGAGATGTAACAGACGAACatacattttttcatttttggctGAACCAACAAACAATAGATTAATATAACCATGCACATTGCTGACTGAATTTAATAATATTGGTGCCACGCCATATATAATACACAATTTATGTAGGCAAACCTACTAAATATGAAGGTAACTACTTAATTTTTTACAAAGGCACAATATATTAAAATTTTATGCACTGTAGAAAATGAACACTTAGGCCAACTCGGGTTTTACTGAATGTATTGAAAGGCATT
This genomic interval from Solea solea chromosome 18, fSolSol10.1, whole genome shotgun sequence contains the following:
- the LOC131445137 gene encoding uncharacterized protein LOC131445137, yielding MKLPKTHKMHQLDPIFENGLLRVGGRLRISSASLELRHPVILPKEGIVTQLILDHCHKKTQHQGRGQTLNELRANGFWILGASKLVAKYIKNCVTCRKVRGPTEQQRMADLPSDRVEPSPPFSYAGIDCFGPFYTKQGRKEHKRYGLLFTCLSSRAIHIEMLEDLTTDAFLNALRCFIAIRGAVRQIRSDQGTNFLGAKNELKKGLMALDKDRIVTFLARKQCDFLMNVPEASHMGGIWERQIRTVRSVMSTVLAQANGRLDDTSLRTFFYEAMSIVNSRPLTTDTISDPKSVEPLTPNHLLTMKSIVPLPPPGNFVKEDLYARKRWRRVQYLSEQFWSRWRKEYLANISLRQRWHVPRRNVRVGDVVIVKEDNVPRNEWRLARVVEARKEDDGLVRKVKIQIGHSKLGKQGERLTQPTFLERPVQKLVVLVEQNT